GCCCGctcttttttgggatggattcctagcttaccgggcagcgaaaatggctgctgtatggaggattttcgcttaaaggtaaatttttccctcattggaatgcatcgaaggggtttcaatggggtttttaaaatcacatagcgatgttttcggttagcggctaTTTTTGCcacaccaattaacatcgctatgcgaggcaccactgtatatactgctGACAGTGCAAAACACTACTGTAGGCGGTTTACAGCAACATACTATAGTAGTGACCCAACAACCAACAGTATatgtctgaaataaaaaaaacaatagaGACAAAGCCACAATGTTAGTGACACTGAGAGCACAGAATATCTCAGGAAAGGGTATTTTTGAATGCCTCTTTAAACAGAACAGTCTTTAGCATCCTTTTAAAGGCTGGGAGGGAAAGGGCCTGATATACTTCTTCCAGGAGTCCATTCCATAATGATGGGACCATGACCAAGAAGACATGAGTTTTGGTGATAGTCTTTTTTTGCCTCTCGGGGTAGGCATCCCGAGAAGTACAGCCTGAAAAGGTGATACAGGCTGATGTTCTGAGGGAGAAACACTCTGACATATACGGTAATAGAGTCCATAGTTCTAGTACTACAATTCCATagatttatgtatatatattcacTGAAATCTGTCACTAAGGAAGCCTACATCTTATATTCAAGATACTGGTCCAAATGTttttgtctagttgtgctggcataACACAAATGGCTTCTGGAGGCAAACTACCTTCGGTTGAGAAATCAACATGGACAGTATCTGTTGCAAGCCCTGGCtataacccactgagctataccagttCACCTTTTACTGTAGGGAGTGATTTGTCCAGGACGTAAGAACGACACAGTCGACATTTTCGCTGAGAAGTGAACCTGCCTTGCTCCTCAACGTAACTTCACTTGGAGCAGAGAAAGGGGTCGCAGGATTAGATAAATCCTAAGGAGATGAGTTTGGGGGGAACGACGCGCCTCCCTTCCCACAGGAGTTCGTTCCCCCAGCCGTATCTCTCCTCCCCCTAACTTCTCGACCCCTCCGCCCCACCGCCCCGCGACACGCCGGAGAGTAACCGCAGTGAGGCAGAAGGATATGAGAAGACGAGGCAAGACGGTCGGGAGCTCTCGGCGGCAGAGCTCGGCATCCCAGCCCTCTATCTCCGCCAGTGACGAGAGCGCTTCCATGGCGGCGTCGGCGCCGCCGTCCGAATCTGCCGCCACCAGCGAGAGCCCGCCACTCGCCACTCGCCGTATCCCGTCAGCCATCGCGGCGGTCACAGCAACGGCGCAGACGCCCTGCAGGGGCTGGCGGAACTTGCCGAGAGTGGaggccgggagggagggaagccggGAACGAACGGACgggcggaaggaaggaagcgGAGTGCGGCGAGTGGAGCCTCTTTCGGGTTTCCCTAGCCCtgcggctctctctctctctctctctctcttcttgagGTAAAGTGAACTTGATGACCAAGGCGGGTTCGGATAAATGTTTGGACGGTATGGCTTCGAATTCCACATGGGGGTTGAATATTGTCGAagaataatgatgataataataatagaaacgTTTAACATTTCTCCTTGTAGAAAAGCAGCGTTCTAAATTTGAAAGGCTGTTGGTGGAAATATGAACTAGAGGGCGCTTGCCTGGCCCTCGGGAACCGCTCGTTTTCCGAAACGATGCCTTGCATCCTTCTCTGAACACGGCTTATCACACCACGTTCGTGAGAACTGAGCCAGAAACCCAGGAATCTGCTTTCCTGCCCGGCGCCTCTAGCTTAATTCTGCTTCTCTCACCAGGTTGGCTTTTCGAGGTTTCAGACTGgagtgttggtttttttttaaatccctgccTGGAGATGTCAGCGGTTGAACCCTGGACCTTTTGCTTGCAACGTTTGTTGTCTAATCTTTGTAACATAGCGCCCCGAAAACGTTGGCCTTTTCTGATTTCGGAAGCACAGTCGGGCCCAGGGAGCACCTGGCTAGGAGATCACCAGAGATCTCCCGCTAGAGCTGGGATCTTGCCTGAAGCCTCCGAGATTGACAGTGATGGGCTGTGTGTCATTTGCCTCAATATAAACCATAGAGACAACCCTAGCCGGCCAGGCATAAGAAAGGCACTGCCTTCTGTTTGGCTTCAAACTACAGTACCAGGGCCTCTGGTTATCCCTGGAATGCAGGGAGAGGAGCTTGGGACTTAATGGGTTAGGGTTTGCACTGGCTGGAACTTTGAAACTTCAGGTCAAATTGTGATAGTGTTGTCACATCATCTTTGGTATTGTagcctgcttttctctttctcctctccctccctcacacacacacacacaccttctttcCCATCATTTGACAAATTGTGAACTCAGTTCTTTCTCATTTTAATAATGGACCAAAAAGGGGGTGGAAGGGGGAAACAGGAGCTTTCTACAGTAAGAAAGTAGGGTCACTTCATTTTTAGATGTGAATAtggaattaattgttataattgtaattgtatttttatgattttatacatgtttatattgatgtgtttttatctatgtaagccgccccgagtagacattgtccagaggggcggggtaaaaatctgaTTGAAATTGACTTGGGCAAAGCAttctcccttcacaaaatggatCATATCCATAATAAGTTCTCTAGTCATTGTGGACAGAACAGTATCATTTTTTCTAAGAAGTACAGAAAAGAACAGTGTGGAGATTTTTATGGACATTTAATTATCCTCAATTATCCACCCTTCACAGTTGCGAAAATGATATgggagtacagtactgtatagttaTTGTGTCTTTACTAGTTATGTTGTCTGCAAGATGACTtgactcttttctttttcctttcaagaAGATCTCTGTAGAGCCAGAAGAAGGCACAGTTATACAGACAAGGATCTCACAGCAAAACTGGACTTGCAAACTTCCTTTCAATATACAATACTAAATATTTATATTGCTGGTGTGTCTATAAGTTTATACTTTGaatttttcttcagaagaaaatggATTTCCAGTTCAACTTCTCTATAGATACTGTTCCAGAAAACAAAATAGATGCTACTGGAGATAGaaaaatgcaggagaaaacaGTAGATGCATCTACGgacaaaaaagaaaatgccacTGAAAGTAATGAAGGAATTTCCTCAGAGGAACATATAATTAACTGGGAATCTTtatcaaaaatcactgctaatgTGACAGCGTGCACTGCTTTGAGTGAAAATGGGACAAGTTTGCCAAAGAAACATTTCTGTCCTCAGTCTGTGAAGGAGCATAATATTCCTAAAGATGGCAGCAAAGTGTTAGAAAATAAGGTTGTGGTAACCCTACCATGCACTTCTGCTGGTATTTCTGTGGTGGAGACAACTTTCCCAGTTGATCTCACTGGAGGAGATGTAGTGTCTAAAAGTATTTCTTCTCACTCTGATCTAATCACAGGTGTCTATGAAGGTGGTCTGAAGATCTGGGAGTGTACCTATGATCTCATTGATTATTTAGTAGAAGCTGAAATTCCATTTGCACAGAAGTCTGTTTTGGATCTTGGCTGTGGGGCTGGATTGTTGGGAGTGCTTGCATTGAAAAGTCATGCTAAAGAAGTTCACTTTCAAGACTACAACAGCTCAGTGATTGAAGAAATAACTCTACCTAATGTATTGGTTAACTGTGCATATCAAGGTGATGATGTTGGAGGAATTGCTGATCCTTGCCTAAAACAATGCTCAGAAAGAGACTTTGATCAAGACTTGCTCTCTAAATGCAAATTCTTTTCTGGGGAATGGTCAGCATTTAGTAAACTCCTTTTAAGTAGCAAGAAGCCCTTAGCAAAATATGATCTCATCCTCACCTCTGAGACTATTTACAATCCCGATTACTATGAAGCTTTGCATGATACACTTTCTCATTTATTGGGAATAAATGGTTGTGTGTTTTTGGCAAGTAAAGCACATTATTTTGGGTGTGGTGGTGGGGTTCTCCTTTTTACAAAATTtattgaagaaaaaaatatttttaagtgtaGAACTGTTAAAGTTATTGAAAAAGGACTAAATCGTTTCATTATTGAACTAGTCTTTAAGAATTCCTTTTAACATGTTTTCTGGCTGAATAGATTCCAAGAcatgtttctgttttattatgGCTTCTTTGGTAAATTCCAGGGTGGTTATTCTTGGTTCATAATTGTGTTTTTCTTACCTGGTTTCTTCTATATTTTCCTTATTCTTTTTGACAACATAGAATTCTTTCTAGAAACTCTCAGATTCTTCAAACACCTACCTTTTGATATAGTAATGTATTCCAAGTAAAGAATCTAAATGTTCTTTGCATGATTTGGAATTATCCGGTGCAGAATAGACACCATTCCTGTATAGTTTGCTTCCTTAATGTACATAAAACCTACCCTGTGAATCTCattgggctttttttttcagttagagAACCTGGTCCAAGTAATATcacctgaaatccagtagtaagttggaACTTCAATGAGTCAAATCCTCAGTAAATTCCAGTCATTTAGTGGGTGTACACTaagtgtgatttactacttttttgccctgaaaaacatgcctccaggtgggggggtcatcttctacgctgggtgcacttcagttgggatagacatatctgcccatagtggccttccgatgctcgcccggtgcccatagtagcctcccgatgcctgcccacctcattctacataccgtccagtatcgcgcGGTATCCAGTGTGGCGCGGTATCCAGTGTGGCGGTATCCAGTGTGGCAAGCATCAGCAGCAAGACGGGTGCCAGCCTTATCGACGTGACCGGCCCGTTCTGCTCGGCGGGAAGCAGCAGCACTCTGTtccgccccttgtctacgcagagctcacacatgcacacttgcgcactagtgccagTCACAGGGAGATCTCATTTTACTCATTCAATACTTCATCTAGCagcttttttatccttaaaccaATCAAGTAAATCCTTGaaatttgctgggaaattttctatttcagtcactaattttaatggtgaagtaaagggacatatgtattggtgaaggctttcatggccgggatctaatgttgttgtgggtttttcgggctctttggccgtgtcctgaaggctgttcttcctaatgtttcgccagtctctgtggccagcatcttcagaggacagcactctgtggaacgttaggaagaacaactttcagaacacggccaaagagcccgaaaaacccacaacaaccaataaggGGACATAGCTTCTGTCGCGTCCACTCagtgtgttttgtttattttccctctaaacacaagtccaccctctggatgcgtttcctcacttcacgctgccaccaggtattagtccctcaataccaaatagatagaTCTTCgacacatgctgccaatacaacagatttattgataataTTGATGTTATGCCAATCACAGGAGAAAATCACGGATGTTTAGGagtattcattaaatatcatttgctttcactttGGTTTGCATGTTTATTCACtgttacaatattctttgactatttattctctatactttgGAACTCTTTCCTACTCTttctagcattccaactttccaatctctgtcctAACTTTCTCAGTTCCATCTCCTAACTaactctcttcaattccctatctcaaaatctcttttctccaactctcctcccTAACTGTCTATCTGTCCTTTTGGTTCcgtccctcctgtcctctcataggctcctgcccttgagctcctcATGATGGAGAGGCGTGACGTGGAGGTTCTGCCACAGCTTCTTTTTATATCTATTCCATACATTTAACATATTTCATTAAAAAGGGTTATTCAGctgata
This sequence is a window from Pogona vitticeps strain Pit_001003342236 chromosome 4, PviZW2.1, whole genome shotgun sequence. Protein-coding genes within it:
- the METTL18 gene encoding histidine protein methyltransferase 1 homolog, producing MDFQFNFSIDTVPENKIDATGDRKMQEKTVDASTDKKENATESNEGISSEEHIINWESLSKITANVTACTALSENGTSLPKKHFCPQSVKEHNIPKDGSKVLENKVVVTLPCTSAGISVVETTFPVDLTGGDVVSKSISSHSDLITGVYEGGLKIWECTYDLIDYLVEAEIPFAQKSVLDLGCGAGLLGVLALKSHAKEVHFQDYNSSVIEEITLPNVLVNCAYQGDDVGGIADPCLKQCSERDFDQDLLSKCKFFSGEWSAFSKLLLSSKKPLAKYDLILTSETIYNPDYYEALHDTLSHLLGINGCVFLASKAHYFGCGGGVLLFTKFIEEKNIFKCRTVKVIEKGLNRFIIELVFKNSF